A single window of Ictalurus furcatus strain D&B chromosome 3, Billie_1.0, whole genome shotgun sequence DNA harbors:
- the LOC128605768 gene encoding macrophage mannose receptor 1-like, translating into MVRLQSEILKQQFSSSAWIGLYDDINSWYWSLGHETLGSWRLWNSGQPDNWVAQEWCGAATTSGWSDVPCTSNYPFVCFDDSKTGNQRYIYISNTKTWYDAQAYCRTYHTDLASARNATEYSLIQGLVSGVTWFGLIRDTWKWIDKTNFSTISWISGKPDNALGNENCGYLNNGQAGDAQCSDIMPFFCYRITTGQQQIVRVKVRSNQDVNDPAVKAAILEQIKQELKDHGMAENITVKWREQPDAKVFHKETEKNTTGKEEL; encoded by the exons ATGGTCCGACTTCAGagtgaaatactgaaacaaCAATTCAGTTCCAGTGCTTGGATTGGACTGTACGACGACATCAACAGCTGGTACTGGTCCCTTGGACATGAGACACTGGGAAGTTGGAGACTGTGGAATTCAGGACAGCCTGACAACTGGGTGGCACAGGAATGGTGTGGTGCGGCAACTACGTCGGGTTGGTCTGATGTGCCATGTACAAGCAACTACCCCTTTGTGTGCTTTGATG ACAGTAAAACTGGCAATCAGAGATACATTTACATCTCTAACACTAAGACGTGGTATGATGCTCAGGCTTACTGCAGAACGTATCATACGGATCTGGCCAGTGCTAGAAATGCAACAGAATACTCTCTTATACAGGGACTGGTCTCTGGGGTCACTTGGTTTGGTCTGATCAGAGACACCTGGAAGTGGATAGACAAAACCAACTTCTCTACAATCAGCTGGATCTCTGGAAAACCTGATAATGCCCTGGGGAATGAAAACTGTGGTTATTTAAATAACGGTCAGGCTGGTGATGCACAGTGCTCAGACATAATGCCTTTCTTCTGTTACAGAA TAACCACAGGACAACAACAAATTGTAAGGGTGAAGGTGCGGTCCAATCAGGATGTGAACGATCCTGCAGTAaaggcggccatcttggagcAG ATCAAGCAGGAACTGAAGGATCATGGGATGGCAGAGAACATCACAGTGAAATGGAGAGAGCAACCAGATGCAAAGGTGTTTCACAAGGAGACTGAAAAAAACACTACAGGAAAAGAAGAACTCTAA